In Coriobacteriia bacterium, the following proteins share a genomic window:
- a CDS encoding N-acetyltransferase family protein translates to MTIRLATSQDAHDIALVYNQAVTDTTATFDTEPQTDEQRMRWLAAHDPRHPVVVAVEDDVVIGWGSLSSWSDRPAYDGTAEVSIYVERSSLGRGIGGALADELERRARDIGLHVLVARVCSENTASLALSERKGFAQAGTLHEVGYKFGRYLDVVLLEKIL, encoded by the coding sequence GTGACCATCAGACTCGCCACCTCGCAGGACGCTCACGACATCGCACTCGTGTACAACCAGGCGGTGACGGACACCACCGCCACCTTCGACACCGAGCCCCAGACCGATGAACAGCGCATGCGTTGGCTCGCGGCCCATGATCCCCGGCACCCCGTGGTGGTGGCGGTCGAGGACGACGTGGTGATCGGCTGGGGGTCGCTCTCCTCGTGGTCCGACAGACCGGCCTACGACGGCACCGCCGAGGTGTCGATCTACGTCGAGCGGTCGAGTCTCGGCCGGGGCATCGGAGGCGCGCTCGCCGACGAGCTCGAGCGTCGCGCTCGCGACATCGGCCTACACGTCCTCGTCGCCCGGGTCTGCTCCGAGAACACCGCGAGCCTCGCGCTCTCGGAGCGCAAGGGGTTCGCGCAAGCAGGGACGCTTCACGAGGTCGGCTACAAATTCGGCCGCTATCTCGACGTGGTCCTGCTCGAGAAGATCCTATGA
- the dcd gene encoding dCTP deaminase has product MILSDRTIKEQMLAGRVRIEPCDPDDIQPSSVDLHLGPRFQVFRNSRYPYIDPSREQDGLMDLVTASAGEPFVLHPGEFVLGATVERVGLPDDIVARLEGKSSLGRLGLLIHSTAGFVDPGWEGTLTLELSNVANLPIVLTPGMAIGQISFMRLTSAVDRPYGTPGLGSRYQGQSDPTPSKAWRGR; this is encoded by the coding sequence GTGATCCTCTCCGATCGCACCATAAAGGAGCAGATGCTCGCCGGACGCGTCCGGATAGAGCCGTGCGACCCGGACGACATCCAGCCGAGCAGCGTCGACCTCCACCTCGGACCCAGATTCCAGGTCTTCCGCAACTCGCGGTACCCGTACATCGACCCTTCCCGCGAGCAGGACGGTCTCATGGACCTCGTCACGGCCAGCGCGGGAGAGCCGTTCGTGCTCCACCCGGGCGAGTTCGTCCTTGGCGCGACCGTCGAACGCGTAGGGTTGCCGGACGACATCGTGGCGAGACTCGAGGGCAAGTCCTCACTCGGACGGCTCGGCCTTCTCATCCATTCGACCGCGGGCTTCGTCGACCCCGGATGGGAGGGGACACTCACCCTCGAGTTGAGCAATGTGGCGAATCTCCCCATCGTGCTGACGCCCGGCATGGCGATCGGGCAGATCTCGTTCATGCGTTTGACGAGCGCGGTCGATCGGCCCTACGGCACCCCGGGGCTCGGGAGCCGCTACCAGGGGCAGTCAGACCCTACGCCGAGCAAGGCATGGCGCGGACGTTAG
- a CDS encoding glutamate synthase-related protein, translating to MTLQRPNGNDATQTSNRSRDVVPGSGLCSRCVDGCRGNCEVFKASFRGREVIYPGPFGEVTAGGDKDYPVDYSHLNIFGYAFGAKGLPGGAEGDSDNTLFPSVDTGTSYGTKNPVKMRMPIFTGALGSTEIARKNWEHFAVGAAISGVSLVCGENVCGIDPGLERDSKGKVVESPDMRRRVESYRRYHQGYGDILVQMNVEDTRLGVAEYVVEKLGVECVELKWGQGAKCIGGEIKVSDLDRALELQRRGYCVTPDPSDAANQAAHRDGALRQFERHSRLGFIDREGFASEVARLRSLGAKRVTLKTGAYSMRELAMAIKWSSENRIDLLTIDGAPGGTGMSPWRMMEEWGVPTFYLQSMAHELCEALAAKGDWVPDIAIAGGFSSEDHIFKVLAMGAPHVKAVCMGRALMIPGFVGKNIGVWMAEGDLPKNVSQFGTTKEEIFVAYENIKAEFGADADAMPLGAIAFYTFADKLKVGLQQLMAGARCFTVPSVSRADIMALTREASEVSGIPYVMDAYRDDAMRIIAE from the coding sequence ATGACGCTCCAAAGACCCAACGGGAACGACGCGACCCAGACATCGAACCGCTCGCGGGACGTGGTGCCGGGTTCCGGCCTGTGCTCGCGTTGCGTCGACGGCTGCCGCGGTAACTGCGAGGTCTTCAAGGCCTCGTTCCGCGGCCGCGAGGTCATCTATCCTGGGCCTTTCGGCGAAGTCACCGCCGGCGGCGACAAGGACTACCCGGTCGATTACTCGCACCTGAACATCTTCGGCTACGCGTTCGGGGCCAAAGGGCTTCCCGGAGGCGCTGAGGGCGATTCGGACAACACGCTCTTCCCCTCCGTCGACACAGGGACGTCGTACGGGACCAAGAATCCCGTGAAGATGCGGATGCCCATCTTCACCGGCGCCCTCGGCTCGACCGAGATCGCCCGCAAGAACTGGGAGCACTTCGCGGTAGGCGCCGCCATCTCCGGCGTCTCTCTCGTCTGCGGCGAGAACGTGTGCGGCATCGACCCCGGCCTAGAGCGCGACTCCAAGGGCAAGGTCGTCGAGTCGCCCGACATGCGCCGTCGCGTGGAGTCGTACCGCCGCTACCACCAGGGATACGGCGACATCCTCGTGCAGATGAACGTCGAGGACACACGGCTCGGCGTCGCCGAGTACGTCGTCGAGAAGCTCGGAGTGGAATGCGTCGAGCTCAAGTGGGGTCAGGGCGCCAAGTGCATCGGCGGCGAGATCAAGGTCTCGGACCTCGATCGGGCTCTCGAGCTCCAGCGGCGCGGCTACTGCGTGACGCCGGACCCCTCCGACGCCGCGAACCAGGCGGCGCATCGTGACGGCGCTCTGCGGCAGTTCGAGCGCCACAGCCGCCTCGGCTTCATCGACCGCGAAGGATTCGCATCGGAGGTCGCGCGCCTGCGCTCGCTCGGCGCGAAGCGCGTCACGCTCAAGACCGGCGCCTACTCCATGCGGGAGCTCGCGATGGCGATCAAGTGGTCGTCCGAGAACCGGATCGACCTGCTCACGATCGACGGAGCCCCGGGAGGCACGGGTATGAGCCCGTGGCGGATGATGGAGGAGTGGGGCGTCCCGACGTTCTATCTGCAGAGCATGGCCCACGAGCTGTGCGAGGCGCTCGCCGCGAAGGGCGACTGGGTGCCCGATATCGCCATCGCGGGCGGCTTCTCCTCCGAGGACCACATCTTCAAAGTGCTGGCCATGGGAGCCCCTCACGTGAAAGCGGTCTGCATGGGCCGTGCGCTCATGATCCCGGGATTCGTCGGCAAGAACATAGGCGTGTGGATGGCCGAGGGCGACCTCCCGAAGAACGTCTCCCAGTTCGGCACGACGAAGGAGGAGATCTTCGTCGCCTACGAGAACATCAAGGCCGAGTTCGGCGCCGACGCGGACGCCATGCCACTCGGCGCGATCGCGTTCTACACTTTCGCCGACAAGCTCAAGGTCGGCCTGCAGCAGCTCATGGCCGGCGCGCGTTGCTTCACGGTGCCGTCCGTGAGCCGCGCGGACATCATGGCGCTCACGCGCGAGGCGTCCGAGGTCTCTGGCATCCCGTACGTCATGGACGCGTACCGCGACGACGCCATGCGCATCATCGCGGAGTAG
- a CDS encoding NifU family protein — protein MKEQVQAALDKIRPALQADGGDVELVDVEDGVVKVRLVGACRGCPMSQITLANGVERVLKEEVPEVVRVEPV, from the coding sequence ATGAAGGAACAGGTGCAGGCAGCTCTCGACAAGATCCGTCCCGCCCTGCAGGCTGACGGCGGGGACGTGGAGCTCGTCGACGTCGAGGACGGCGTCGTCAAGGTCCGGCTCGTGGGCGCGTGCCGCGGTTGCCCGATGTCGCAGATCACGCTCGCCAACGGTGTCGAACGCGTCCTCAAGGAAGAGGTTCCCGAGGTCGTTCGCGTCGAGCCTGTCTGA
- a CDS encoding vitamin B12-dependent ribonucleotide reductase, whose protein sequence is MSEARESTTYSRAIDETLSPNSLKVLQRRYLMKDEAGAPAEKPSDMFIRVAENIASAERAYGAGDEGAAAVAADFYDLMTSLDFLPNSPTLMNAGRDLQQLSACFVLPVEDSMESIFEAVRDTAIIHKSGGGTGFSFSRLRPGGDMVRSTQGVSSGPVSFMRVFNQATEAVKQGGTRRGANMGVLRVDHPDILGFIECKADGDFSNFNISVAVTEAFMDAVRAGTGYELRNPRDGKVAGELDARDVYERIVDMAWATGDPGIVFIDRINRDNPTPRLGDIESTNPCGEQPLLPYEACNLGSVNLARFSTMREGQPDVDWDRLADVVHRGVRFLDDVIDVNEYPLERIAELARGNRKIGLGVMGWADMLVLMGIAYDSEEAVALGEKVMGFIQAEGRLASSKLAEERGVFPNFEGSVYDTRDGMRVRNATVTTIAPTGTLSIIANSSSGIEPLFAVSYVRTVMDNDRLVEVNPIFEDMAVKQGFYSRELMALIAEHGSVRGVDEVPVELQRTFVTAHDIVPEWHVRMQAAFQTYTDNAVSKTVNFPNEATPEDVRRVYDLAHELGVKGVTIYRDGSKENQVLSTGKTGKAGEPAAAARPGELEPRPRPTVTAGRTEKIQTGCGNLYITINSDEHGLCEIFTSMGKSGGCAASQSEALSRMISMALRAGVDPVAIVKQMRGIRCPSPAWATGGKVLSCADAVGIALEHFLEWQATGKASVGVAKTSDNLDYLSGACPECGGAVEHESGCMVCRACGYSKCA, encoded by the coding sequence ATGTCTGAAGCACGCGAGTCCACGACGTATTCCAGGGCGATCGACGAGACGCTCTCGCCGAACTCCCTGAAGGTCCTGCAGCGCAGGTACCTCATGAAGGACGAGGCCGGTGCCCCGGCCGAGAAGCCGTCGGACATGTTCATCCGCGTCGCGGAGAACATCGCCTCCGCCGAGCGCGCGTACGGGGCCGGCGACGAGGGTGCGGCGGCCGTCGCGGCGGACTTCTACGACCTCATGACCTCTCTCGATTTCCTCCCCAATTCTCCGACGCTCATGAACGCCGGCAGGGATCTCCAACAGCTCTCGGCGTGTTTCGTCTTGCCCGTGGAGGACTCGATGGAGTCGATCTTCGAGGCGGTGCGCGACACGGCGATAATCCACAAGTCGGGTGGTGGCACGGGCTTCTCGTTCTCGAGGCTTCGTCCGGGCGGCGACATGGTGCGCTCGACCCAGGGTGTCAGCAGCGGCCCCGTGTCGTTCATGCGTGTCTTCAACCAGGCCACTGAAGCGGTCAAGCAGGGCGGGACGCGTCGCGGGGCGAACATGGGGGTACTCCGCGTCGACCATCCGGACATCCTCGGCTTCATCGAGTGCAAGGCCGACGGCGACTTCTCGAACTTCAACATCTCGGTCGCCGTCACGGAGGCGTTCATGGACGCCGTCCGCGCAGGTACGGGCTACGAGCTGCGCAATCCGCGCGATGGGAAGGTCGCGGGCGAGCTCGACGCTCGCGACGTATACGAGCGGATCGTCGACATGGCGTGGGCGACCGGGGATCCCGGGATCGTCTTCATCGACCGCATCAACCGCGACAACCCGACGCCTCGGCTAGGGGACATCGAGTCGACGAACCCCTGTGGAGAGCAGCCCCTTCTGCCGTACGAGGCGTGCAACCTGGGTTCGGTGAACCTCGCCCGTTTCTCGACGATGCGGGAGGGACAGCCCGACGTCGACTGGGACCGCCTCGCGGACGTGGTCCACCGCGGCGTGCGCTTCCTCGACGATGTGATCGACGTGAACGAGTACCCGCTCGAGCGGATCGCCGAGCTGGCGCGCGGCAACCGCAAGATCGGTCTCGGCGTCATGGGTTGGGCGGACATGCTCGTCCTCATGGGCATCGCGTACGACTCCGAGGAAGCGGTGGCGCTCGGGGAGAAGGTCATGGGCTTCATCCAGGCGGAGGGGAGGCTCGCTTCGTCGAAGCTCGCTGAGGAGCGTGGCGTCTTCCCGAACTTCGAAGGCTCGGTCTACGACACCCGGGACGGCATGCGCGTCCGAAACGCCACGGTCACGACCATCGCGCCGACGGGCACACTCTCGATCATCGCCAACTCCTCATCGGGTATCGAGCCCCTCTTCGCCGTGAGCTACGTGCGCACCGTGATGGACAACGACCGGCTCGTCGAGGTCAACCCCATCTTCGAGGACATGGCTGTCAAGCAGGGCTTCTACAGTCGGGAACTGATGGCGCTCATAGCGGAGCACGGCTCCGTGCGAGGCGTCGACGAGGTGCCGGTCGAGCTGCAGCGGACGTTCGTCACGGCGCACGACATCGTTCCCGAGTGGCACGTGCGCATGCAGGCCGCGTTCCAGACGTACACCGACAACGCCGTGAGCAAGACGGTCAACTTCCCGAACGAGGCCACTCCCGAGGACGTCCGCCGCGTCTACGACCTCGCTCACGAACTCGGCGTGAAGGGCGTGACGATCTACCGCGACGGCAGCAAGGAGAACCAGGTCCTCTCGACCGGGAAGACGGGCAAAGCGGGCGAGCCCGCTGCCGCCGCGCGTCCGGGAGAGCTCGAGCCGCGTCCGCGGCCGACCGTCACCGCCGGGCGGACAGAGAAGATCCAGACCGGGTGCGGGAACCTGTACATCACCATCAACTCCGACGAGCACGGTCTGTGCGAGATCTTCACCTCGATGGGGAAGTCCGGCGGATGCGCGGCGTCTCAATCGGAGGCGCTCTCCCGCATGATCTCGATGGCTCTGCGCGCCGGTGTCGACCCGGTGGCGATCGTGAAGCAGATGCGCGGCATCCGTTGCCCGAGCCCTGCTTGGGCGACGGGCGGCAAAGTCCTTTCCTGCGCCGACGCGGTGGGTATCGCGCTCGAGCACTTCCTCGAGTGGCAGGCGACGGGGAAGGCGAGCGTCGGGGTCGCGAAGACGTCCGACAACCTCGACTACCTGTCGGGTGCGTGTCCGGAGTGCGGCGGCGCCGTGGAGCACGAGTCGGGATGCATGGTCTGCCGCGCGTGCGGCTACAGCAAGTGCGCGTGA